GCAGCATGACCAACTGTTCCGCGGCTTGCGGTGGATCAGCACCCCACACTGCCACCAGCCGACAACAGCAGAGAAATGCCGCCAGAGAGATGAGCGCAAAACGGCCTGCCATAACGCGCGGAGGTTAGAAGAATGCGCACGGCAGGTCAAGCCCGGCCGCTCCCACCTCGCCCCAAGCCCTGGGAAGGCCGAAACTGTTCTTCCACGCGCTGGCGGTTTGGCGGCCTTCCCTGGGTCCGCCCGGCGGGGCAGGTGAGGCAGCGCAACAAACCCAGGGAAGGCCGGCAGGGCGTCGCTCAAGTGGCGGGAGCACTGCGGGCCTTCCCTGGGCTTGGCGCGCGATCAGGGAACTTGCCACACGCTTTGGATTAGCCAGCGTTCTTGGCCGTCGGATTCGACGAGCCGTTGCGTGTCGATCTGCACGACAAGCGGGCGCAGCGACGGCCCGCTCGGCGATGCGACTCGATACCAAAGGTTGATTGATTGCCGCCCCCTTTCCGCCGGAATGATTTGCGTCTGCACCGGCACGGGATGGGCATGATCGCCGAGCGCCAGCAGCGCCGCCACAGCCGGCCGCTCCAAAAAAGCTTGGAGCGGCGTCTTTTCCGCGTCTTCGGCCGCCGCTCTCGGTCCTTCATGCGGCGGCGCGATGTGATGCGATGTTGCGTGCAACATCAGGTCATAAGCTTGCCGGCTCCGGCCGGCTTGCAAATCGTCGAACCATTTCTGGGCCAACTCCTCGGCCCGGGCAATGAGCCAATATTGATGCGTGAAATAGTGCACGGGGGCCGCTGCCGACATCGACACCGACAGCGCCAGGCCGATGATCGCCCCCTTGCGACCGACCATGGGCATGTCCGACTGGCCGATCCGCAGCATTGCAATCACTGCCGCCAACACTCCGAGCGGCGGCACCCACCACAACAGCGGATCGGCAAATGCGATCGGCGACGCAACGCCAAGCAACAGCGCCGCGACCGCCCAACCATTCACCGGCCGATAGTTGGCCAATTCAGGATCAGGATGTTCTGAATTCATCGCAACGCGAACACCGCTTGGAATGTGAAAGGAACACGATCGCCAAGGTAAAACGGGCCACGCATCGTGCAGGGCGGTCGCCACGTGGAGGCCCTTCCTCGCTGACGCTTCGGGCTAGTATGCGCGATCATTCAGCGAACCATAGCCCGAAGCGTTAGCGAGGAAACCACACAAGCCCGAAGCGTTAGCGAGGAAGCCACAAGCCCGAAGCGTTAGCGAGGAAGCCACACAAGCCCGAAGCGTTAGCGAGGAAGCCACAAGCCCGAAGCGTTAGCGAGGAAGCCACAAGCCCGAAGCGTTAGCGAGGGATCTCTGACAAGCGATCCACGCCCCGCCCGAGGTTCGTCCGAACCAAAATTATACCTCGCGCGCGATCGAGCGGAAATCGCCGCCGCGGCGGCCTCTTCTTTCGAGGCGAAAGTCGCCGCCAAAACACATGTTTGCGGGGGGACAAGCTATGGCTACAATTTGGCCCCTCCCTCAATCGCGGCCGCGAAGAGCACCAAAGCCGCCACGCCAATTTGCAAATGCAATTCCACGCCGCACCAAAACATAAGAATCTGGGTTGCCTTTGCAATCGCGGGCATCCTCGTTCCGTGCTGTTTCGCTGCCGGAAGCGCCCATGCTGCAAGTGCCGGCGAAATTGATTCGGCGTTTGCAAAGGCGGAATCGTTGCGAGCGAAGGAAAATGACTCCGCCGCGTTGTCTGAATACGAGCGGGTCATCTTGTTGGCGGACGAACTCTACATCGCCGACGGTCGCCGGCTCGCCCCTGTCTTGGTCAAAGCCGCCTATGGCTTCGAACAAATCGAGCATTGGGAGCAAGCCGAATCGCTCTATAGGCGCGCCCTGCGGATGCTGGACGTAAATGTCAGAGGCGACGATCCAGCGACTGCCGACTGTTTGGAAGGGCTGGCCGAGCTTTACGAGAGTTCGCACCGCTTCGGGGAGTGTCGCGAAGCAAACTAACTGGGGTCGCGGCCAATTTCGCACCCGCAACCTGCTCTGGAATCGCTGGCCGGGGGTTGCTACACTCCCACACGCTCGGATGCGGACGCGCCCTGCGCCGCCGCTAGCAGCCCTTTTCTCGAAAATCCGCATTCGCGGCCGAATTCGCATGAACACTCGCTTGCCTGGTTCGCGCTCCGCCCTCGGTTCATCCATTGCTGGCATGCTTCTGTTGGCCTGTGGCTGGGCGGTGCTACCCGCTCCTCGCTGGGCCATCGCGGCGCCGTGGGACTTCGTGTCGATCAAGCACGTCGATGCCGATCCGAACAAAGACTATCCGATCACGGAATCCGCCGGCCCATGGATGATCATGGTCACGACGTTTCATGGCGACAAAGCCGAGGTGCAGGCCCGGCAATTGGTCTACGAGCTGCGCAAACAAAACAAGTTGCGAGCCTACACGCGTGCTCAGACCTACAACTACAACGAAAAACACATCCCGGGCCGCGGCGTATTTCCCGACGGCGCTCCCAAAACCATGGAATATCTCAACGCCGAGAAATACGAAGAGGTGGCCGTGCTGGTGGGCGATTTCCGAGCGGTCGACGACCCCGATGCCCAGAAAGATCTGGCGATGATCAAGCACGCCGATCCGGCATGTCTCAAACCCGAAGCGACGCCGACATCCAATTCACCGCTGGCCGACCTGCGCCGCTGGGGCCAGCAAACCTTCGGCACGGGAAAAAAATCGAACGGCCCGCTGGCCAACGCGTTTATCACCACCAATCCGCTCTTGCCGCGCGAATATTTCGTCGGCAAAGGTGTCGATAAGTTCGTCGCGGAAATCAACAAGGGGGTCGAACACAGCCTGCTCGATTGCCCGGGCCGATTTAGCGTCAAGATCGCCAGTTTCACCGGCCGCGTGTACATCAACCAACAGGAAATTCGCCAACTCGAGGAAACCACGGCCCGCGATCGGCAGACCGATGAATCGCCGCTCGTGGAAGCGGCCGCCAGAGCCCACGCCATCACCGAAGCGCTGCGCGCTCAGCATGTCGAGGCCTACGAATTCCACGATCGCAGTTCGAGCATTGTCACGGTCGGCCATTTCGCATCGGTGGGCTCGCCCCGCGCCGACGGCAAGATTGAAATCAATCGGCAAATCTACGAGATCATCAAGAAATACGGCGCCGATCAGGGCAGCTTGGCGGGCGGACAGATTTCGCTCGGCGTGCAGCCGAAGACGATCGACGTTTCGATCGGCGGCCGAATGAAAACGATCGTGTTCGACATCTCGCCGGTGCCGGTGGAAGTTCCCCGCCGCTCGATCAGCGGCATCTACCAAGCCTCCGCGATGCGCTAAGGCTCGGCCGAAAAATAACTTCTCCACCGCCCCCTCTCACCTTGCGGGAGAGGGTGAGGGATTCGAAAAGCGGACGCTATTTTTCGGCCGAGCCTGACGACCGCCAGCCATTCGAGGCCGGCCAGGCCGTTCTGAAGGCCGGCGCAGTAAACGGGCTGCGGTGTAGACCTCTCCGGTCTCTCCCCGCTAAACTGCTTTCGCTGCGTGGCCCTGTCGCCTCGCCCCGCGCCCCTAACCCGTCACCCGTCACCCTTGTTCTTCCGCCCCGTTGCCTCCCCTCGTCCTCGGAACGCGCAATCGTAAGAAGTGCGGCGAGTTGGCGATGCTGCTCGCGCCATGGGGCTTCACGCTGCGCACGCTCGCTGAGCTGCCGGAATCGATCGAGATCGAAGAAACCGGCCACACGTTTGCCGCCAATGCCGCGCTCAAGGCCTGTCAACAGGCCCGGCATTTGAAGCAATGGGTGCTCGGCGAAGACAGCGGTTTGGTCGTCGATGCATTGGGAGGCGAGCCGGGCGTTTATTCGGCCCGCTTTTCCGGCCCCGCCGCCACGGATGAATCGAACAACCGGTTGCTTCTCGATCGCCTCGCCGACATGCCGCTCGACCGCCGCGCAGCCTACTACGTCTGCCACGCCACGCTTGCAGATCCAAGCGGCGCCATTCGGGCCGAGGCGTCGGCCGAGTGTCACGGCCGGATTCTCTTCGCCCCCACCGGCAGGGGCGGCTTCGGCTACGATCCGCTGTTCGAGATCGTCGAATATCACCGCACGTTCGGCGAACTCGGCCCGGAATCGAAAGCCTGCTTGAGCCACCGCTCCCGCGCCCTCCGCGAACTGATCCCGCGAATGACGCGGCTAGTCGATTCCGGCGAATGGCGATAGAGCGAGCGGGTAGCGGCGTTCGCTCCGCTGTGGCAGAATAAATCAATGCGCCCTTGGAAGCCGGCTTACGATTTCGCTTTTGTCGCGGTTTATCTGGCCACGATCGTCGGCATTGCGCTTTGGGTGCTCGAGGCGCGGAAGGACGTGATCGCACAACTCGAACAGCGGAGCCAACTCGAAGGCTGGCAGGCCTGGCGCGCGGCCGCGGCGAAGCAGAATGGCACGCACGGCCCGGTCGAGCGCGAAGTGCCTCGCAGCGAAGTGCCGCCGATGCTGATGTTGATGCGCGACAATTTCCCGGCGATCTTTTTTGCTGCGACTTTTTTTCCCGCGATGATTCTCGGATTCTTCCTGTTCGTGCTCCGCGGCGTGCTCCGCCAACCACGGCCGCCAAGCGGCAAATCAGGGCCCGGTTGAATCCCACAGCCGCATTGCATTTCGGCGTCGATTGCCCAATCGCCGCGGCGTCCCGCTGGCCAGCTTGGTCTGCCGGTGCCGGCCGGCGAGTCGATGTTCAGCTTCGGCTGCGGGCGACAATAGAACGGTTGGC
This Pirellulales bacterium DNA region includes the following protein-coding sequences:
- the rdgB gene encoding RdgB/HAM1 family non-canonical purine NTP pyrophosphatase produces the protein MPPLVLGTRNRKKCGELAMLLAPWGFTLRTLAELPESIEIEETGHTFAANAALKACQQARHLKQWVLGEDSGLVVDALGGEPGVYSARFSGPAATDESNNRLLLDRLADMPLDRRAAYYVCHATLADPSGAIRAEASAECHGRILFAPTGRGGFGYDPLFEIVEYHRTFGELGPESKACLSHRSRALRELIPRMTRLVDSGEWR